A stretch of the Bacteroidia bacterium genome encodes the following:
- a CDS encoding DEAD/DEAH box helicase family protein — MSTNIFTNEGENSLLKKFNGVFDNMTNLYAFRAVVGYFRASGYFAVREHLMKVPSVKILVGIDVDHIVGEAQRKGLLFTGDDDKTRQEFINWIEKDIKDARYAKNVESGILAFIDDIINKRLEIRAHKSKQLHAKIYIFLPETFNEHTDGRLITGSSNLTSAGLGAKKEANNYEFNVEIKDYSNVKFALDEFEKLWVDSTDILPENFQSLKENSHIDKLFTPFEIYIKFLIEYFGRTIEYDPETVGDVPQNFKKLSYQIDAVNQGFQMLMEHNGFFLADVVGTGKTVVAAMLAKRFIIANGTQHTKILVVYPPQVEKNWKRTFRQFNIDRYTKFITNGSLDKIIEDYDTHGYWPKEDYDLILVDEAHKFRNHTSQAFQSLQIICKAGRQNNGNIESEEKKVVLISATPLNNRPHDIYYLLQLFQDARRSTLPETNLQSFFAGIIDEYKIIKNQDVPDMDALRNLYSRIRHRVLEPITIRRTRRDLETIDRYKEDLIQQGIRFPEIEPPYAIEYQLDKKLNLLFYQTIHYLTDEHAIKYFRYQAIGHLKKAISDEFYESPATISMALAGIMKTMLVKRLESSFYAFKKSLTNFKNSTSRMVEMFEKGKVYIAPDLDINRLIDDGWSDEEIEARILEISDDKPENRVFDAGDFDDRFLEGLKHDLKLLTELCAVWDTIDYDPKFDRFLEMMRGELFDDVKNPTKKLVIFSESKDTTDYLTQQLTANGFQNLLSIDSTNRKNKFEIILENFDANYDKEKKNDFNIIISTEVLAEGVNLHRANVIVNYDTPWNATRLMQRIGRVNRIGSVAGKIYNYNFYPSSQGNDQIQLKKTSLLKLQGFHTAFGEDAQIYTLEEIIEIVKLYKDGMPEDEDMRLRYLEFIRNFKENQPEEFKRIKKFPVKARTGRKANVEKNHSKLSICLLKSEVKKEIYRINKDNTVYSLTFEEAVKIFEAKQNEKAFALPDFHYDQINKATEQYEAELTNDEAQVTAHNTTDARANYIKKFLRDIRSYALNDSFEDAYKVLIELIETGTFTNLITELDRIRKKVNNKKKPLSLKEAEKEIIRLKEKYSSRNQAVIQDDQLGIINAEPEIIISETFID; from the coding sequence GCAGTAGTAGGATATTTTAGAGCCTCCGGATATTTTGCGGTCAGGGAACATTTGATGAAAGTTCCATCTGTAAAAATTCTTGTTGGAATTGACGTTGATCATATAGTGGGAGAAGCTCAGCGGAAGGGTTTACTTTTCACTGGAGACGATGATAAAACTCGTCAAGAGTTCATCAATTGGATAGAAAAAGATATCAAGGATGCTCGTTATGCAAAAAATGTTGAGAGTGGAATTCTTGCTTTCATTGATGATATCATAAACAAGCGATTAGAAATACGGGCGCATAAATCAAAGCAACTTCACGCAAAGATTTATATTTTCCTGCCAGAAACATTTAATGAGCATACAGATGGACGTTTAATTACCGGATCGTCTAATCTTACGAGCGCAGGATTAGGAGCAAAAAAGGAAGCGAATAATTATGAGTTTAATGTTGAAATAAAGGATTATTCCAATGTGAAATTTGCATTGGATGAATTCGAGAAACTTTGGGTTGACTCTACGGATATTCTTCCTGAAAATTTCCAAAGTCTGAAAGAGAATTCTCACATTGATAAATTATTTACTCCGTTTGAAATATACATCAAGTTTCTTATAGAATATTTCGGCAGAACGATTGAATACGATCCGGAAACTGTAGGTGACGTACCTCAGAATTTCAAAAAACTATCCTATCAGATTGATGCCGTGAACCAAGGTTTCCAAATGCTAATGGAACACAATGGATTCTTTTTGGCTGATGTTGTTGGTACTGGTAAAACAGTTGTTGCGGCTATGCTTGCGAAGCGGTTTATTATTGCGAATGGCACTCAACACACAAAAATTCTTGTTGTTTACCCTCCACAAGTTGAAAAGAACTGGAAGCGAACATTCCGACAATTTAATATTGACAGATACACGAAATTCATTACCAATGGAAGTCTTGATAAAATAATTGAGGATTATGACACGCATGGTTATTGGCCAAAAGAAGATTATGATTTGATATTAGTGGATGAGGCTCATAAATTCAGAAATCATACTTCACAAGCATTTCAAAGCTTGCAGATCATTTGCAAAGCCGGACGACAAAATAATGGGAATATAGAAAGTGAAGAAAAGAAAGTGGTATTGATTTCTGCTACCCCATTAAATAATCGACCACACGATATTTATTATCTCTTGCAATTATTTCAGGATGCACGCAGATCTACGTTGCCGGAAACAAACCTGCAATCATTCTTTGCCGGAATAATTGACGAATACAAAATCATCAAAAATCAGGATGTGCCGGATATGGATGCTTTGAGAAATCTTTATTCGAGAATTCGTCATCGCGTTTTAGAACCAATTACGATTCGAAGAACCCGAAGGGATTTAGAAACCATTGATCGTTATAAAGAGGATTTAATTCAGCAAGGAATTCGTTTCCCGGAAATAGAACCACCTTATGCAATCGAATATCAGCTTGACAAGAAGTTGAATCTTCTTTTTTATCAAACAATCCACTACTTAACAGATGAGCATGCTATAAAGTATTTCAGATATCAAGCAATTGGTCATTTGAAAAAAGCGATTAGTGATGAATTTTATGAGAGTCCGGCAACCATATCAATGGCATTAGCAGGAATCATGAAGACGATGTTAGTGAAGCGATTGGAAAGTAGTTTTTATGCATTCAAAAAGTCGCTTACAAATTTTAAGAATTCAACCTCTCGAATGGTAGAAATGTTCGAGAAAGGAAAGGTTTATATCGCTCCTGACTTGGACATTAATAGATTGATCGATGATGGCTGGTCTGATGAAGAAATTGAAGCAAGAATTCTTGAAATTTCAGATGATAAACCTGAGAACAGAGTTTTTGATGCCGGGGATTTTGATGATAGGTTTTTGGAAGGATTAAAGCATGATCTAAAACTATTGACAGAATTGTGCGCTGTATGGGATACAATTGATTACGATCCTAAATTTGATAGGTTCCTCGAAATGATGAGAGGAGAGTTGTTTGACGATGTGAAAAATCCAACAAAAAAATTAGTGATATTTTCTGAATCAAAGGATACAACAGACTATTTAACTCAACAATTGACCGCAAACGGGTTTCAGAACTTATTGTCAATTGACAGTACAAATAGAAAGAATAAATTTGAAATCATTCTCGAAAATTTTGACGCTAACTACGATAAAGAAAAAAAGAATGACTTCAACATTATTATAAGTACAGAGGTTTTAGCTGAAGGTGTCAACTTGCATCGTGCAAATGTTATCGTCAATTATGACACGCCTTGGAATGCAACACGTTTGATGCAGCGTATCGGTCGTGTAAATCGTATTGGATCAGTCGCAGGGAAAATTTACAATTACAATTTCTATCCTTCTTCACAAGGAAATGATCAAATTCAATTGAAGAAAACATCGCTCTTGAAATTACAGGGGTTTCATACTGCCTTTGGGGAGGATGCACAGATTTACACCCTCGAAGAGATTATTGAAATAGTAAAATTGTACAAGGATGGCATGCCGGAAGACGAGGACATGAGATTACGTTATTTAGAATTTATTCGGAATTTTAAAGAGAATCAACCTGAAGAATTTAAACGAATCAAAAAGTTTCCGGTGAAAGCAAGAACCGGACGAAAAGCAAATGTTGAAAAAAATCACAGCAAGCTTTCAATTTGTTTATTGAAGTCTGAAGTGAAAAAGGAAATCTACAGGATCAATAAAGACAATACGGTTTATTCTCTAACATTTGAAGAGGCAGTTAAGATTTTTGAAGCCAAACAAAATGAGAAGGCATTTGCTTTGCCTGATTTCCATTACGATCAGATAAATAAAGCAACTGAGCAGTATGAAGCTGAATTAACTAATGATGAGGCGCAGGTTACTGCTCACAATACAACAGACGCAAGAGCTAATTACATCAAAAAATTTCTTCGTGATATCCGCAGCTATGCTTTGAATGATAGTTTTGAAGACGCATACAAAGTGCTTATTGAATTGATTGAGACCGGAACATTTACAAATTTAATTACTGAATTGGATCGAATCAGAAAGAAGGTTAATAATAAGAAAAAACCTTTGAGCCTCAAGGAAGCAGAAAAGGAAATCATTCGCTTAAAGGAGAAATACAGTTCGAGAAATCAAGCCGTAATTCAGGATGATCAACTTGGAATTATTAATGCTGAACCGGAAATTATTATTTCAGAAACATTTATTGACTAA
- a CDS encoding Eco57I restriction-modification methylase domain-containing protein — translation MTKELIKDYLESAYKRENWIALIREVFVNGQFNAKPVEISIAKNDIAESAYELGSFETSDKRIIGIYEIKIKKNLNLERNRVGLRQLLRSVYKQVDGAFIVFDQGKKWRFSYVSEVNSRDAEGVLIKSYTEPKRFTYLFGENISSRTAIERFYKLTGNPVELTAIKEAFSVDSLTKEFYRELSDWYFWALQNVEFPNDEEKDSEVRNATSTIRLITRIMFVWFLKQKGLIPDELFDKNEIDRIIKYNDKKGSTYYKAILQNLFFATLNTEMGDSNRKFVDRQYGVQGYYRYKRFFKDVDRFLELTKNIPFLNGGLFENLDKNIGTDEAMRIDCFSNKLENETRLAIPDYLFFGDDTVDLSNVYDDKKRNKVEVHGLINILKKYNFTIEENTPLDVEVALDPELLGKVFENLLASYNPETQSTARKQTGSFYTPRDIVEYMVDESLKAFLLNVLTGVSDTYLEFGKEQTHLFGNDVKKGQLKMEETIEKSKSERLHYESLLYQLLSYSDSEHQFTEKEIAIIISALDNCKILDPACGSGAYPMGILHKMVHILHKIDPKNKLWKERQISRVKAAKEAANNIQELSIRENILMELDKTQEDIEKAFNNNELDYGRKLYLIENCIYGVDLQPIAVQIAKLRFFISLVVDQTIHEDQANLGIRPLPNLETKFVAANTLIKLEKDGNNLFTHPEIAKKKAELKRVRLDHFEAKTPGRKNSLRKKDELLRGEIAELLMNEHELQPQAAKLLANWNPYDQNASATFFDNEWMFGLISGFDVVIGNPPYVSLQRMSDTKQLKSAGYVTFENTGDLYSLFYEQGNNLLKPNGVLCYITSNKWINANYGKSTRKYFATQTNPLILIDFAKVKIFESATVFVNILLSQKAKNINELQACTIEGDKLPDIDLREYFLKKRFVLKNLDENVWKVNNVHALKINDIIEAKGTKLKEWKELSFFRGITSGLNEAFHISAEQKDEFIRTNKKNSEIIKPLLRGKDIKRWGYEFEGWYMINSHNGLKGNHGVKPINAERDYPAIYNHLKKFEKELKLRQDQGDNWTNLRDCAFLLEFDKPKIVWIEISDRANYAYDEEGMFLTNSAYFISGKSLKYILGVLNSKVADYYFFQITATIAGGRKRYTKQYVEQIPIPQITEDEQKPFINIVDYILFLKSLPDNQEARIAMGYFESILDAMVYELYFDEIVAEEGYQIIKHISKLQPLESFPTEKEKLMQLLKMYEKVYHKDHPVRNSVSYLDSIPEIKEINKVFSDPKSVIEL, via the coding sequence ATGACAAAAGAACTTATAAAGGATTATTTAGAAAGTGCTTATAAGCGCGAAAATTGGATCGCCCTAATTCGCGAGGTCTTCGTCAATGGACAATTTAATGCCAAGCCCGTTGAAATATCTATTGCCAAAAATGATATTGCTGAAAGTGCTTATGAATTAGGTTCGTTTGAAACTTCTGATAAACGTATTATTGGTATTTACGAAATCAAGATCAAAAAGAATTTAAATCTTGAACGAAATCGTGTTGGACTTAGGCAGTTATTGCGTTCTGTATATAAGCAAGTAGATGGTGCTTTTATAGTTTTTGATCAGGGGAAGAAATGGAGATTCTCCTACGTCTCAGAAGTTAATTCCCGCGATGCAGAAGGCGTTTTGATAAAATCGTATACTGAACCAAAACGTTTTACTTACTTATTTGGAGAGAACATAAGTAGTAGAACTGCAATTGAACGCTTTTACAAATTAACTGGGAATCCCGTTGAGTTAACTGCAATTAAGGAGGCATTCTCAGTAGATTCTTTAACTAAAGAGTTTTATCGAGAATTAAGTGACTGGTATTTTTGGGCATTGCAGAATGTTGAATTTCCGAATGACGAAGAAAAAGATTCTGAAGTCAGAAATGCGACCAGTACAATACGATTAATTACGCGGATAATGTTCGTTTGGTTCTTAAAACAAAAGGGACTAATTCCGGATGAGCTGTTCGACAAGAATGAGATTGATCGTATAATAAAGTACAACGATAAAAAGGGAAGCACTTATTACAAAGCGATATTACAAAACTTATTCTTTGCGACATTAAATACCGAGATGGGCGACAGCAACAGAAAATTTGTTGACAGACAGTATGGCGTTCAAGGATATTATCGTTACAAAAGATTTTTTAAAGACGTGGATCGCTTTTTAGAATTGACAAAAAACATCCCTTTTCTTAACGGAGGATTATTTGAAAATCTTGATAAGAACATTGGAACCGATGAAGCAATGAGGATTGATTGTTTTAGTAATAAATTAGAAAATGAAACCAGATTAGCAATTCCGGATTATTTATTTTTTGGTGACGATACAGTTGATCTGAGCAATGTGTATGATGATAAAAAAAGAAACAAGGTAGAAGTACACGGGTTAATTAATATTCTCAAAAAATACAATTTTACAATTGAGGAGAATACTCCGCTTGATGTTGAAGTTGCTCTTGATCCGGAATTGTTAGGAAAGGTATTTGAAAACCTTCTTGCCAGTTATAATCCGGAAACACAAAGTACAGCACGAAAACAAACTGGCTCATTTTATACTCCGCGTGATATTGTAGAGTATATGGTTGATGAGAGTTTGAAGGCATTCTTACTAAATGTTCTAACCGGAGTATCGGATACATATTTGGAATTTGGCAAAGAGCAAACTCATTTGTTTGGAAATGATGTAAAAAAAGGTCAGCTTAAAATGGAGGAGACCATTGAGAAATCAAAATCGGAACGTTTGCATTACGAGAGTTTACTTTACCAATTGCTGTCTTATTCAGACAGCGAACACCAGTTTACTGAGAAAGAAATTGCAATTATTATTTCAGCATTAGATAATTGCAAAATACTTGATCCTGCTTGCGGTTCTGGTGCATATCCAATGGGTATTTTACATAAAATGGTTCATATACTCCACAAAATTGATCCAAAGAACAAACTTTGGAAGGAACGGCAGATATCGAGAGTAAAAGCCGCTAAAGAAGCCGCTAATAATATTCAAGAACTTTCTATCAGAGAAAACATTTTGATGGAGTTAGATAAAACGCAAGAGGACATTGAAAAGGCATTTAATAATAATGAATTGGATTATGGAAGAAAACTATATTTAATTGAAAATTGTATCTACGGAGTGGATTTACAACCCATTGCTGTCCAAATTGCCAAGCTCCGCTTTTTCATATCCCTTGTAGTTGATCAAACAATTCATGAGGATCAAGCAAATCTTGGAATTCGTCCACTTCCAAATCTTGAGACAAAATTCGTTGCAGCAAACACTTTGATCAAATTGGAGAAAGACGGAAATAATTTATTTACCCATCCCGAAATTGCTAAGAAGAAAGCTGAATTGAAACGTGTAAGGTTAGACCACTTTGAAGCAAAAACACCTGGCCGAAAAAATTCGCTGCGAAAAAAAGATGAATTATTGAGAGGAGAAATCGCTGAATTACTAATGAATGAACATGAGTTGCAACCCCAAGCAGCAAAATTACTTGCTAATTGGAATCCTTATGATCAAAACGCGAGCGCAACTTTTTTTGATAATGAATGGATGTTTGGTTTAATAAGTGGATTTGATGTTGTTATTGGTAACCCGCCTTATGTTAGTCTACAAAGAATGAGCGATACCAAACAATTAAAATCGGCAGGATACGTCACATTTGAAAACACTGGAGATCTTTATTCCTTGTTTTACGAACAGGGAAATAATCTACTTAAACCAAACGGTGTTTTGTGTTATATCACTTCAAACAAATGGATAAATGCTAACTATGGAAAGAGTACTCGAAAATATTTTGCAACACAAACGAATCCTCTTATTCTAATTGATTTTGCAAAGGTTAAAATATTTGAAAGCGCAACGGTCTTCGTAAATATTTTACTCTCACAAAAGGCGAAAAACATAAACGAATTGCAGGCATGTACGATCGAAGGCGACAAATTGCCCGATATTGATTTAAGGGAATATTTCTTAAAGAAGAGATTTGTTTTGAAAAATCTTGATGAAAATGTTTGGAAAGTAAATAATGTACATGCGCTCAAAATAAACGACATTATTGAAGCAAAAGGGACAAAGCTTAAAGAATGGAAGGAGCTAAGTTTTTTCAGAGGAATAACTTCAGGGTTAAATGAAGCATTTCATATTTCGGCAGAACAGAAGGATGAATTCATTAGAACTAATAAAAAGAACTCCGAAATAATTAAACCTCTTTTAAGAGGAAAGGACATAAAAAGGTGGGGCTATGAATTTGAAGGATGGTATATGATAAATAGCCATAATGGTCTTAAAGGAAATCATGGAGTTAAACCAATCAATGCTGAGCGCGACTATCCCGCAATTTATAACCACTTAAAGAAATTCGAAAAGGAATTAAAATTGAGACAAGATCAAGGTGACAATTGGACGAATTTGCGGGATTGTGCTTTTTTGTTAGAATTTGATAAGCCAAAAATAGTTTGGATTGAAATTTCTGATCGCGCCAATTATGCTTATGATGAGGAAGGGATGTTTCTAACCAATTCGGCTTACTTTATTTCTGGAAAGAGTTTGAAATATATTTTAGGCGTGCTTAATTCAAAAGTTGCTGATTACTATTTCTTTCAAATTACAGCTACAATTGCTGGCGGTCGTAAAAGATATACGAAGCAATATGTAGAGCAGATTCCAATTCCGCAAATTACCGAGGACGAGCAAAAGCCATTTATTAATATCGTGGACTACATTCTATTCTTAAAATCTCTTCCTGATAATCAAGAGGCGAGAATTGCAATGGGCTATTTTGAATCCATCCTTGACGCAATGGTTTACGAGCTGTATTTTGATGAAATTGTAGCTGAGGAAGGATATCAAATTATTAAACATATCTCAAAACTACAGCCCCTTGAATCTTTTCCAACAGAGAAAGAGAAACTAATGCAGTTACTGAAAATGTATGAAAAGGTTTACCATAAAGACCATCCGGTAAGAAATAGTGTTTCCTATTTAGACTCAATACCCGAAATAAAAGAAATAAATAAAGTATTCAGCGATCCAAAATCTGTCATTGAATTATGA
- a CDS encoding ATP-binding protein, producing the protein MKKEDKFIFTTNSRIIKDLLTQYRNTFYAFCELVNNSIQAKATKIDITIDYAKSEVTKAPIKKITIKDYGHGVSISDFDKKILEVGTDVKKDGEGVGRFAALQIGSQIEIETVAYDEKEKKYTKVTLPINSSLFKNQKLVDLKFSGKAEILSTKPNPYYQVEIKALHHNQNERTDRKNVIAKELMSENIRLSLFERYPYEIFNETIQFSVNGKKLKKSEFIYDVPKIKKEKFTDMKGNEHEMKFYFYKVKLNDHKAKVFFQMENSGLKSVASSFLYSSEWLSKDMGSWFIYVESPFFKPEVFRDIDMDELGDEGIGKLKSFTKDVITQFFISINKEFETFTTKLKEAYPGYEEANASSETQKLLFEQFAYIAEQKYKLIEKNENIKEILYPLMERAIADGNIVEILDGLLHSDKPTTDKFKNLLEVTDMESIVHFNSDVAEKIEFLDFLHELNYGKISEYVLERKQLHKIVEKELWLFGESYNGVPNMLWSDKKLLGIFEELRTKYLDYQPTAEDENLTPLKGEGLNDITDLFFTNEKPLDDGGREFMIVELKAPRCKISQKELSQIKKYAYAVESTTAIPKHKTRYKLLLIAAEMTAQVESEIKSLSSAYQTPFLIERKKDVDVEIYMMTWAELIGIQRTKLNYLSKYLKIKDKSVKEKFEKEYPNLINQKMRTMLKKIA; encoded by the coding sequence ATGAAAAAGGAAGACAAATTCATTTTTACCACCAACTCAAGGATCATAAAAGATCTGTTGACTCAATATCGAAATACGTTTTACGCATTTTGTGAGCTTGTAAATAATTCAATTCAAGCCAAGGCTACCAAAATTGATATTACCATCGATTATGCGAAATCCGAAGTGACAAAGGCTCCAATTAAAAAAATCACGATAAAAGATTACGGGCATGGCGTCTCTATTTCGGATTTTGATAAAAAGATTTTGGAAGTTGGAACGGATGTAAAAAAGGATGGTGAAGGAGTTGGTCGATTTGCTGCATTGCAAATTGGAAGTCAAATTGAAATAGAAACTGTTGCTTACGATGAAAAAGAAAAAAAATATACAAAGGTCACTTTGCCGATAAACTCTTCTCTATTCAAGAATCAGAAGTTGGTGGATTTAAAATTTTCAGGTAAAGCAGAAATATTAAGCACGAAACCAAATCCCTACTACCAAGTTGAAATTAAAGCCTTGCATCACAATCAAAACGAAAGGACAGATCGAAAAAATGTCATTGCGAAGGAATTAATGAGTGAAAACATTCGACTTTCTTTATTCGAAAGATATCCGTATGAAATATTCAATGAAACAATTCAGTTTTCTGTAAACGGTAAAAAACTTAAAAAATCTGAATTCATTTATGATGTTCCTAAGATAAAGAAGGAGAAGTTTACCGATATGAAGGGTAATGAGCATGAAATGAAATTCTACTTCTATAAAGTAAAGTTGAATGATCATAAGGCTAAAGTGTTTTTCCAAATGGAAAATAGCGGCCTTAAATCTGTCGCATCGTCATTTTTGTATTCATCCGAATGGTTATCTAAAGACATGGGAAGTTGGTTCATATATGTTGAATCTCCCTTTTTTAAACCCGAAGTATTTCGGGACATTGACATGGACGAGTTAGGTGATGAGGGGATTGGGAAATTAAAATCTTTTACTAAGGATGTAATTACCCAGTTTTTCATTTCCATCAATAAGGAATTTGAAACGTTCACAACAAAATTGAAGGAGGCATATCCGGGTTACGAAGAAGCAAATGCTTCTTCCGAAACTCAGAAACTTCTCTTTGAACAATTCGCTTACATTGCTGAGCAGAAGTATAAATTGATAGAGAAGAATGAAAACATCAAAGAAATTCTTTATCCTTTAATGGAGCGTGCAATTGCTGACGGCAATATTGTAGAGATACTTGATGGCCTATTGCATTCAGATAAACCAACGACCGACAAGTTTAAAAATTTGCTTGAAGTTACAGATATGGAAAGTATTGTTCACTTCAATAGTGACGTTGCTGAAAAGATTGAATTCTTAGACTTTCTTCATGAGTTAAATTATGGAAAGATATCTGAATACGTCCTCGAAAGAAAACAGTTACATAAAATAGTCGAGAAAGAATTATGGTTATTTGGGGAATCATATAACGGAGTTCCCAATATGCTCTGGTCAGACAAAAAGTTACTTGGAATTTTTGAGGAATTAAGAACAAAGTATTTAGATTACCAACCAACCGCAGAAGATGAAAACTTAACTCCACTTAAGGGAGAAGGATTGAATGACATTACCGATCTATTTTTTACAAATGAAAAACCGCTTGATGATGGCGGTCGTGAATTTATGATTGTTGAATTGAAAGCACCACGTTGCAAAATATCACAAAAAGAATTGAGTCAAATTAAGAAGTATGCCTATGCAGTAGAAAGCACGACTGCCATTCCAAAGCATAAAACTCGTTATAAATTGCTTCTGATAGCAGCAGAGATGACTGCTCAAGTTGAATCTGAAATCAAATCCCTTTCTTCTGCTTACCAAACCCCTTTTTTAATTGAGCGTAAGAAGGATGTTGATGTTGAAATATATATGATGACTTGGGCAGAATTAATCGGTATTCAAAGGACAAAATTGAATTACTTATCAAAGTACCTTAAAATCAAAGATAAATCCGTTAAAGAGAAATTCGAGAAAGAATATCCAAATTTGATTAATCAAAAGATGAGAACTATGCTGAAGAAAATTGCTTAA